One window from the genome of bacterium encodes:
- a CDS encoding extracellular solute-binding protein, with the protein MRHIVTETLLRPLALAVLAGLAIAAFGGGTLSQAADAVHLNFLIPEGPGQDVAARAAVAVYQKEHPNVSVTIVAGSNANYYPKMLAAMQTTPDQPLFNMAYINAPTWPKGYTADMWLPLDTARVPNALHVIKQYRRAQDKGVGVGIVLIGLLYNEKYVKTPPTSWTDLWANAAFKHKVVLFDYLWEYNGLVMAARLNGGSETNIEPGIKVWSQHADQIRALITSTDQMQNLLQTGDAWLTAWPKANQAVWAKQGLPFAFAVPKEGAVAFPLFLTVVKGSSPAQVRAAQDIINLLLSSYYQGLYAASSYTSPVSDEVRIPAALANDPAFSQRVLSKAILLDEAAIAANSPNYTKLWNAEVKSKL; encoded by the coding sequence ATGCGGCACATCGTAACCGAAACATTACTGCGCCCGCTCGCACTGGCGGTGCTGGCGGGATTGGCGATCGCGGCCTTCGGCGGAGGGACGCTGTCGCAGGCCGCGGACGCGGTGCACCTGAACTTCCTCATTCCGGAGGGGCCCGGCCAGGACGTCGCGGCGAGGGCGGCCGTGGCCGTGTACCAAAAAGAACACCCCAACGTGAGCGTGACGATCGTCGCGGGCAGCAACGCCAACTACTACCCCAAGATGCTCGCGGCGATGCAGACGACCCCCGACCAGCCGCTGTTCAACATGGCCTACATCAACGCGCCGACGTGGCCGAAAGGGTACACCGCGGACATGTGGCTGCCGCTCGACACGGCGCGCGTGCCGAACGCGCTGCACGTGATCAAGCAGTACCGGCGGGCCCAAGATAAAGGCGTCGGCGTCGGCATCGTCCTGATCGGGCTCTTGTACAATGAGAAGTACGTCAAGACGCCGCCGACGTCGTGGACCGATCTGTGGGCCAACGCCGCCTTTAAGCACAAGGTCGTCCTGTTCGACTATCTATGGGAGTACAACGGCCTGGTCATGGCGGCCAGATTGAACGGCGGCAGCGAAACGAACATTGAGCCGGGCATCAAGGTGTGGAGCCAGCACGCCGACCAGATCCGGGCGCTGATCACCTCGACGGACCAGATGCAGAACCTGCTCCAGACCGGCGACGCGTGGCTGACGGCGTGGCCCAAGGCCAACCAGGCTGTCTGGGCCAAGCAGGGCCTGCCGTTTGCCTTCGCCGTCCCCAAGGAGGGCGCCGTCGCCTTCCCGCTCTTCCTGACGGTTGTCAAAGGATCGTCCCCGGCGCAGGTGCGGGCGGCCCAGGACATCATCAACCTGCTGCTGAGCTCGTATTACCAGGGCCTCTACGCGGCCAGCAGCTACACCTCGCCCGTCTCGGACGAAGTGCGGATTCCGGCCGCGCTGGCCAACGACCCGGCTTTCAGCCAGCGGGTCCTGAGCAAGGCGATCCTGCTCGACGAGGCGGCGATCGCCGCGAACAGCCCGAACTACACGAAGCTGTGGAACGCCGAGGTGAAGTCCAAGCTGTAG